One window of the Eucalyptus grandis isolate ANBG69807.140 chromosome 6, ASM1654582v1, whole genome shotgun sequence genome contains the following:
- the LOC104429374 gene encoding calcium-dependent protein kinase 29 — protein MGLCCSRSRDIPIPSSSSESFPRQPLKQSGKSHPPPQPQPRPHWQPPPSRSLTKQPQPSSQIGRILGKPYADVKSLYNVDGELGRGLFGVTYLCTERSTGIQYACKSISQRKLITDKDIGHVQQEILILEHLSGQPNIVEFKGAYEDPEYLHLVMELCSGGELFDRIIAKGSYSEQEAAKIGRQVVNVVHVCHFMGVMHRDLKPEHFLLANKSEDAPLKIAGFGLSVFIERGKVYRDTVGSASYVAPEVLNQNYGKEIDVWSAGVILYILLSGSPPFWAENEKDTFGEILAGNLDLQNHPWPSISPSAKDLIKKMLTRDPKKRITVTDALEHPWLRENGVASDKPMDNAVLRRMNQFRASNKLKKLAQKVIAQNLTEEEIKGLRQMFSNMDTDNSGTITFEEFKSGLSRLGSKLSEPEVRQLMDAADVDKSGTINYTEFITATINRHRLEKEEDLIKAFQYFDKDNNGFITRDELRQAMAQYGMGDDVTIDEIIEDVDTNKDGNINYEEFVAMMRRGTQYRDGNGR, from the exons ATGGGACTCTGCTGCTCCAGATCCCGGGACATCCccatcccttcttcttcctcggagTCTTTCCCTCGTCAACCCTTGAAACAGTCCGGAAAATCCCATCCACCGCCACAACCGCAGCCAAGGCCACACTGGCAACCGCCGCCTTCACGTTCACTCACCAAGCAGCCCCAGCCGTCCTCCCAGATCGGCCGCATCCTCGGCAAGCCCTACGCGGACGTAAAGTCCCTGTATAACGTGGACGGCGAACTCGGCCGTGGCCTGTTCGGGGTTACCTACCTCTGCACGGAGCGCTCGACCGGCATCCAGTACGCGTGCAAGTCCATCTCGCAGCGCAAACTGATAACCGACAAGGACATCGGGCACGTCCAGCAAGAGATCCTGATACTGGAGCACCTGTCCGGGCAGCCCAACATCGTGGAGTTCAAGGGCGCGTACGAGGACCCGGAGTACCTCCACCTGGTCATGGAGCTTTGCTCTGGCGGCGAGCTCTTCGACCGGATCATCGCCAAGGGGTCGTACTCGGAACAGGAGGCGGCGAAGATCGGGCGGCAGGTAGTGAACGTGGTGCACGTGTGCCACTTCATGGGGGTGATGCACCGCGACCTCAAGCCCGAGCACTTCCTGCTCGCCAACAAGAGCGAAGACGCCCCTCTCAAGATCGCCGGCTTTGGCCTCTCCGTCTTCATCGAACGAG GGAAGGTGTATAGGGACACTGTGGGAAGTGCGTCCTATGTTGCACCGGAGGTGTTGAATCAAAATTACGGGAAGGAAATCGATGTCTGGAGCGCAGGCGTCATCTTATACATCCTCCTTTCTGGTTCACCTCCCTTCTGGGCAG AGAACGAGAAGGATACATTTGGAGAAATATTGGCAGGCAACCTAGATCTACAAAACCATCCTTGGCCATCCATTTCCCCTTCAGCAAAGGATCTCATCAAAAAAATGTTGACGAGGGATCCTAAGAAAAGGATCACCGTCACAGATGCCCTTG AACATCCTTGGCTCCGGGAAAATGGAGTGGCATCTGATAAACCTATGGACAATGCTGTCTTGCGGAGGATGAACCAATTTAGAGCGTCGAACAAGCTGAAGAAACTTGCTCAGAAG GTAATTGCGCAAAACCTCACGGAAGAAGAAATCAAGGGCTTGAGACAAATGTTCAGCAACATGGACACCGACAACAGTGGTACGATCacatttgaagaatttaaatCGGGATTGTCTAGGTTGGGATCAAAGCTCTCTGAACCAGAAGTAAGGCAGCTAATGGATGCT GCCGATGTCGATAAGAGTGGGACCATCAATTACACCGAATTCATCACTGCCACGATTAACCGCCACAGGCTTGAGAAGGAAGAAGATCTGATCAAGGCTTTCCAATACTTCGATAAAGACAACAACGG GTTCATCACGAGAGACGAGCTGAGACAAGCTATGGCACAATACGGAATGGGGGACGATGTCACCATAGACGAGATCATCGAGGATGTCGACACAAACAAA GATGGGAATATCAACTACGAGGAGTTTGTGGCCATGATGAGAAGAGGAACTCAATATCGTGATGGAAACGGGAGATAG
- the LOC104431918 gene encoding uncharacterized protein LOC104431918 has protein sequence MALLWALYFFATHRTLVGSALPLPLARFDGFVYAEHRVGAYTVVIEAFVDPLCPYSRDSWPPVKQAIDYYGPHVWLVVHLLPLPYHDNAYVASRALNIVNFLNTSATFPLLELFFKEQVGTSCSCVIGVSSNDEEKLDG, from the exons ATGGCGCTGCTCTGGGCCCTCTACTTCTTCGCCACCCATCGCACCCTTGTTGGGAGCGCCTTGCCCCTGCCGCTGGCGAGGTTTGATGGGTTCGTGTATGCGGAGCACCGGGTCGGTGCCTACACCGTCGTGATCGAGGCCTTCGTAGACCCACTTTGCCCATACAGCCGGGACTCGTGGCCGCCAGTGAAGCAGGCTATCGATTACTACGGGCCTCACGTTTGGCTTGTCGTCCACCTCCTCCCTCTGCC TTATCATGATAATGCTTATGTTGCATCTCGTGCGCTGAACATTGTGAATTTTCTAAATACATCAGCAACGTTCCCGCTGCTGGAATTGTTCTTCAAAGAGCAAGTCGGTACCTCCTGTTCTTGTGTCATTGGCGTTTCTTCTAACGATGAAGAAAAGCTTGATGGATAA